One genomic region from Streptomyces sp. NBC_01304 encodes:
- a CDS encoding ABC transporter substrate-binding protein encodes MRTTLRTGRAGSVSSAKAAIAIAVAGALALAGCSDDKKGDGGGEKPSKSSGASVQLPKLDGQKLEVAAVWTGPEQENFQAVLDEFEKRTGAEVSYVPTGNNTSTFLGTKIQGGQPPNVAFLPQVGVLHQFVDKGWVKPLGTEAQAQLDKNFSAGWKDLGAYKDKQYGIYAKAANKSLVWYNTEAFEAAGISDAPKTWKDFVATAQTLSDAGSPAVSVAGQDGWTLTDWFENVYLSQAGPEKYDQLAAHKIKWTDPSVKEALTTLGELWGKDELLAGGKAGALRTEFPKSVTNTFSGDTPAAMVFEGDFVTANINKDTKAKVGTDAKVFPFPAVGDKSPVVSGGDVAVILKDDKAAQALMTFLASTDAAEVWAAQGGIISPNKEMDQAKYKDAVIRDIAKNLIAAGDDFRFDMSDQAPAAFGGTQGSGEWKALQDFLKNPKDVAGAQQALEAAAAKAYKS; translated from the coding sequence ATGCGCACAACTCTTCGCACGGGCAGGGCAGGCAGCGTAAGCAGCGCCAAGGCCGCCATAGCCATCGCAGTGGCAGGCGCCCTCGCGCTCGCCGGATGCAGCGACGACAAGAAGGGCGACGGGGGCGGCGAAAAGCCCAGCAAGTCCAGCGGGGCAAGCGTCCAACTGCCCAAGCTGGACGGCCAGAAGCTCGAGGTGGCGGCCGTCTGGACCGGGCCCGAGCAGGAGAACTTCCAGGCGGTCCTCGACGAGTTCGAGAAGCGCACCGGCGCCGAGGTCAGCTACGTACCGACCGGCAACAACACCTCCACCTTCCTGGGCACGAAGATCCAGGGCGGCCAGCCGCCCAATGTGGCGTTCCTCCCGCAGGTCGGCGTCCTGCACCAGTTCGTCGACAAGGGCTGGGTCAAGCCGCTGGGCACCGAGGCCCAGGCGCAGCTCGACAAGAACTTCTCGGCGGGCTGGAAGGACCTCGGGGCCTACAAGGACAAGCAGTACGGGATCTACGCCAAGGCCGCCAACAAGTCCCTGGTCTGGTACAACACGGAGGCCTTCGAGGCCGCGGGCATCAGTGACGCGCCCAAGACCTGGAAGGACTTCGTCGCCACCGCGCAGACCCTGTCGGACGCGGGCTCCCCCGCGGTCTCGGTCGCCGGGCAGGACGGCTGGACCCTCACCGACTGGTTCGAGAACGTCTATCTCTCGCAGGCGGGCCCGGAGAAGTACGACCAGCTGGCCGCGCACAAGATCAAGTGGACGGACCCCTCCGTGAAGGAGGCGCTGACCACCCTCGGTGAGCTGTGGGGCAAGGACGAACTCCTCGCGGGCGGCAAGGCGGGCGCACTGCGCACGGAGTTCCCCAAGTCGGTGACGAACACCTTCTCCGGTGACACCCCGGCCGCGATGGTCTTCGAGGGCGACTTCGTCACCGCGAACATCAACAAGGACACCAAGGCCAAGGTCGGCACGGACGCCAAGGTCTTCCCGTTCCCGGCGGTCGGCGACAAGTCGCCGGTGGTCAGCGGCGGCGACGTGGCCGTGATCCTGAAGGACGACAAGGCCGCCCAGGCCCTGATGACCTTCCTCGCCTCGACCGACGCGGCCGAGGTCTGGGCGGCGCAGGGCGGCATCATCTCCCCCAACAAGGAGATGGATCAGGCCAAGTACAAGGACGCCGTGATCCGGGACATCGCCAAGAACCTGATCGCCGCGGGCGACGACTTCCGCTTCGACATGTCCGACCAGGCCCCGGCCGCCTTCGGCGGCACCCAGGGCTCGGGCGAGTGGAAGGCGCTGCAGGACTTCCTCAAGAACCCCAAGGACGTCGCGGGCGCCCAGCAGGCACTCGAGGCGGCCGCCGCCAAGGCCTACAAGAGCTGA
- a CDS encoding serine/threonine-protein kinase, with product MRPVGSKYLLEEPLGRGATGTVWRARQRETAGAEAAVAGQPGETVAIKVLKEELANDPDVVMRFLRERSVLLRLTHQNIVRTRDLVVEGDLLALVMDLVDGPDLHHYIRDNGPMTPVAASLMTAQIADALAASHADGVVHRDLKPANVLLKDEGGQLHPLLTDFGIARLADSPGLTRTHEFVGTPAYVAPESAEGRPQTSAVDIYGAGILLYELVTGRPPFAGGTALEVLHRHLSEEPQRPSTVPQPLWTVIERCLRKNPDERPSAENLARGLRTVADGVGVHANSAQIAAAEGVGALLAPDPAPATVPGTPGAADPTQVLPSNAGSYDPGAATNVMPHTGHADPTAVMPPVPPNQPGQGPQDEHPWQNQMRAARDRNEQTQVQYLDPNQDPLRRRPQRQVNRPQQAPRQPQQQGGYGYPQQQAGYGYPQQQQPQQHQPQRYAPAPQPQQQPQHYAPPQAPPPQQPRPPREPRRSNPNRMRIPGLGCLKGCLFTVVILIVASWLIWELSPLQDWIGQGKGYWEQISDWVGTVSGWVGDLGGDSGGGSQ from the coding sequence GTGCGGCCGGTAGGCAGCAAGTATCTGCTCGAGGAGCCGCTCGGACGCGGCGCCACGGGCACCGTCTGGCGAGCCCGCCAGCGCGAGACCGCGGGCGCCGAGGCCGCCGTGGCCGGGCAGCCCGGCGAGACCGTCGCCATCAAGGTCCTCAAGGAGGAGCTGGCGAACGACCCGGACGTCGTGATGCGCTTCCTGCGCGAACGCTCGGTCCTGCTGCGCCTGACCCACCAGAACATCGTGCGCACCCGCGACCTGGTCGTCGAGGGCGACCTCCTGGCGCTCGTCATGGACCTGGTCGACGGCCCGGACCTGCACCACTACATCCGGGACAACGGGCCGATGACGCCCGTCGCCGCCTCCCTGATGACCGCCCAGATCGCCGACGCCCTCGCCGCGAGCCACGCGGACGGCGTCGTACACCGCGACCTGAAGCCCGCGAACGTCCTCCTGAAGGACGAGGGCGGTCAGCTCCACCCGCTGCTCACCGACTTCGGCATCGCGCGCCTCGCCGACTCCCCGGGCCTGACCCGGACCCATGAATTCGTCGGTACGCCCGCGTACGTCGCACCCGAGTCCGCCGAGGGCCGGCCGCAGACCTCCGCCGTCGACATCTACGGCGCGGGCATCCTGCTGTACGAACTGGTCACCGGGCGCCCGCCGTTCGCGGGCGGCACCGCCCTCGAGGTGCTGCACCGGCACCTCAGCGAGGAGCCGCAGCGCCCGTCCACCGTGCCCCAGCCGCTGTGGACGGTCATCGAGCGCTGCCTGCGCAAGAACCCGGACGAACGCCCCAGCGCGGAGAACCTCGCGCGCGGGCTGCGCACCGTCGCCGACGGCGTCGGGGTGCACGCGAACTCCGCCCAGATCGCCGCGGCCGAGGGCGTCGGCGCCCTGCTCGCCCCCGACCCGGCCCCGGCCACCGTCCCGGGCACCCCGGGCGCGGCCGACCCCACCCAGGTACTGCCGAGCAACGCTGGCTCGTACGACCCGGGCGCCGCGACGAACGTCATGCCGCACACCGGTCACGCCGATCCCACCGCGGTCATGCCGCCCGTCCCGCCGAACCAGCCGGGCCAGGGCCCCCAGGACGAGCACCCGTGGCAGAACCAGATGCGCGCGGCTCGCGACCGCAACGAGCAGACCCAGGTCCAGTACCTGGACCCCAACCAGGACCCGCTGCGCCGCCGCCCCCAGCGTCAGGTCAACCGCCCGCAGCAGGCCCCGCGCCAGCCGCAGCAGCAGGGCGGCTACGGCTATCCCCAGCAGCAGGCGGGCTACGGCTACCCCCAGCAGCAGCAACCCCAGCAGCACCAGCCGCAGCGCTACGCCCCGGCCCCGCAGCCCCAGCAGCAGCCACAGCACTACGCGCCCCCGCAGGCCCCGCCGCCCCAGCAGCCTAGGCCGCCGCGCGAGCCGCGGCGCAGCAACCCGAACCGGATGCGGATCCCGGGCCTCGGCTGCCTCAAGGGCTGCCTGTTCACGGTCGTCATCCTGATCGTGGCCAGCTGGCTGATCTGGGAGCTGAGCCCGCTGCAGGACTGGATCGGGCAGGGCAAGGGCTACTGGGAGCAGATCTCGGACTGGGTCGGCACGGTGTCCGGCTGGGTCGGGGACCTCGGCGGAGACTCGGGCGGCGGCTCGCAGTAG
- a CDS encoding serine/threonine-protein kinase, whose protein sequence is MARKIGSRYTAHQILGRGSAGTVWLGEGPEGPVAIKLLREDLASDQDLVGRFVQERTALLSLDHPNVVGVRDLVVDGNDLALVMDLVRGTDVRTRLERERRLAPEAAVAIAADVADGLAAAHAAGIVHRDVKPENVLLDMQGPLGPGGSHPALLTDFGVAKLVDSPRRTRATKVIGTPDYLAPEIIEGLPPRAAVDIYALATVLYELLAGFTPFGGGHPGAVLRRHVTETVVPLPGIPDELWQLIVQCLAKAPASRLRASEMAARLREQLPLLAGMPPLDVDEPYDPDAAPAGDTYEDEHSDAYDQPNPGAPRRGAVPLVPGGATDSNRDTHTSMRVPGPDELAGGARGTARAPRAAGAPRPGSARHKAAADARRRRLTLGAAAVALVAAVGVGSWLATSGDDADATPQDNNGGNPTAPVSP, encoded by the coding sequence TTGGCACGGAAAATCGGCAGCCGGTACACCGCCCACCAGATCCTGGGCCGCGGATCCGCCGGCACAGTGTGGCTCGGTGAGGGACCCGAGGGGCCCGTCGCCATCAAGCTGCTGCGCGAGGACCTCGCCTCCGACCAGGACCTCGTCGGGCGCTTCGTGCAGGAGCGCACCGCGCTGCTCAGCCTCGACCACCCGAACGTGGTGGGCGTCCGCGACCTGGTGGTCGACGGCAACGACCTCGCCCTCGTGATGGACCTCGTCCGCGGCACGGACGTACGCACCCGCCTGGAGCGCGAGCGCAGGCTCGCCCCCGAGGCCGCGGTCGCCATCGCGGCCGACGTCGCCGACGGACTCGCGGCCGCGCACGCGGCGGGCATCGTCCACCGCGACGTGAAGCCGGAGAACGTCCTGCTCGACATGCAGGGCCCGCTCGGCCCCGGCGGCTCGCACCCGGCGCTGCTCACCGACTTCGGCGTCGCCAAGCTCGTCGACTCACCGCGCCGCACGCGCGCGACGAAGGTGATCGGCACCCCCGACTACCTCGCCCCCGAGATCATCGAGGGACTGCCGCCCCGCGCGGCCGTCGACATCTACGCGCTCGCCACCGTCCTGTACGAACTCCTCGCCGGCTTCACGCCGTTCGGCGGCGGCCACCCCGGCGCCGTCCTGCGCCGCCACGTCACCGAGACCGTCGTGCCGCTGCCGGGCATCCCCGACGAGCTGTGGCAGCTGATCGTCCAGTGCCTGGCCAAGGCCCCGGCCTCCCGGCTGCGCGCCTCCGAGATGGCCGCCCGGCTGCGCGAGCAGCTCCCGCTGCTCGCCGGGATGCCGCCACTGGACGTGGACGAGCCGTACGACCCGGACGCGGCGCCCGCCGGCGACACCTACGAGGACGAGCACAGCGACGCCTACGACCAGCCGAACCCCGGCGCCCCCCGCCGGGGCGCCGTCCCGCTGGTGCCCGGCGGCGCCACCGACTCCAACCGCGACACCCATACGTCGATGCGGGTGCCCGGACCGGACGAGCTGGCCGGCGGTGCGCGCGGCACGGCCCGTGCGCCCCGGGCGGCGGGCGCGCCCCGGCCCGGCTCGGCCCGGCACAAGGCGGCCGCGGACGCCCGTAGACGGCGGCTCACGCTGGGGGCGGCGGCCGTCGCCCTGGTCGCGGCGGTCGGCGTCGGCAGCTGGCTGGCGACGAGCGGGGACGACGCGGACGCGACCCCTCAGGACAACAACGGAGGCAACCCGACGGCCCCGGTCAGCCCCTGA
- a CDS encoding carbohydrate ABC transporter permease, with product MAADAVTAGGPRGPVPPAGKRKSLMGTRPWVVGLFLLPALVLLGALVVYPIGYSVWRSLFDADGSGFVGLDNYVDMFTDDATFTAVKNTAIWVAVAPALCTGLGLIFAVLTERVRWSTAFKVIVFMPMAISMLAAGIIFRLVYEAEPDQGVANAVIVGVHDSFADSSVYPKARPALGGDLKASGGGAFTTKSTVNTDSPALLPLVGIAPNKLPDSPQNAKPAASTGSGISGTVWLDFKLGGGGKKGAIDPGEKAMPGIKIEAVKDGKVVASTKAGADGTFTLPKEADGAQLRLPGSNFAAPYNGVDWLGPSLVTPAIIGAYAWMWAGFAMVLIAAGLAGVDRNLLEAARVDGANEWQVFRRVTVPLLAPVLVVVLITLMINVMKIFDLVYIIAPQPTQDEANVLALQLYNVSFGGGENQGLGSAIGIVLLLLVLPVMIINIRRLRRERQR from the coding sequence ATGGCAGCCGACGCAGTGACGGCGGGGGGCCCAAGAGGTCCGGTGCCCCCCGCCGGAAAACGCAAGAGCTTGATGGGTACGCGACCGTGGGTGGTGGGACTCTTCCTGCTGCCCGCGCTCGTGCTGCTCGGAGCGCTCGTGGTCTACCCGATCGGGTACTCGGTCTGGCGCAGCCTGTTCGACGCCGATGGCTCGGGCTTCGTGGGCCTGGACAACTACGTCGACATGTTCACCGACGACGCCACCTTCACCGCGGTGAAGAACACCGCGATCTGGGTCGCGGTGGCCCCCGCCCTGTGCACCGGGCTCGGTCTGATCTTCGCCGTGCTGACCGAACGGGTGCGCTGGTCAACGGCGTTCAAGGTCATCGTCTTCATGCCGATGGCGATCTCCATGCTCGCCGCCGGCATCATCTTCCGGCTCGTGTACGAGGCGGAGCCGGACCAGGGCGTGGCCAACGCCGTGATCGTGGGCGTGCACGACAGCTTCGCCGATTCCTCGGTGTACCCGAAGGCGCGCCCGGCCCTCGGCGGGGATCTCAAGGCCTCCGGAGGCGGCGCGTTCACCACCAAGAGCACGGTGAACACGGACTCCCCGGCCCTGCTCCCCCTGGTCGGCATCGCGCCGAACAAACTCCCCGACAGCCCGCAGAACGCCAAACCCGCCGCAAGCACGGGTAGCGGCATATCCGGCACGGTCTGGCTGGACTTCAAGCTGGGCGGCGGCGGCAAGAAGGGTGCCATCGACCCGGGCGAGAAGGCCATGCCCGGCATCAAGATCGAGGCGGTCAAGGACGGCAAGGTCGTGGCCTCCACGAAGGCCGGCGCCGACGGCACCTTCACCCTGCCCAAGGAGGCGGACGGGGCCCAACTCCGTTTGCCCGGCTCGAACTTCGCGGCGCCCTACAACGGCGTCGACTGGCTCGGCCCCAGCCTGGTGACCCCGGCCATCATCGGCGCGTACGCATGGATGTGGGCGGGCTTCGCGATGGTCCTGATCGCGGCGGGCCTCGCCGGGGTGGACCGCAACCTCCTGGAGGCGGCCCGCGTCGACGGCGCGAACGAGTGGCAGGTGTTCCGCCGGGTCACGGTGCCGCTGCTCGCACCGGTCCTGGTCGTCGTGCTGATCACTCTGATGATCAACGTGATGAAGATCTTCGACCTGGTCTACATCATCGCCCCGCAGCCCACCCAGGACGAGGCCAACGTCCTCGCCCTGCAGCTGTACAACGTCTCCTTCGGCGGCGGCGAGAACCAGGGCCTGGGCAGTGCGATCGGCATCGTCCTGCTGCTGCTCGTCCTGCCGGTGATGATCATCAACATCCGCCGACTGCGAAGGGAGCGTCAGCGGTGA
- the prfB gene encoding peptide chain release factor 2 has product MAVVDVSEELKSLSATMGSIEAVLDLDKLKADIAVLEEQAAAPSLWDDPEAAQKITSKLSHLQAEVRKAEALRGRIDDLEVLFEMAAEEDDADTLAEAESELAAVQKALDEMEVRTLLSGEYDAREALVNIRAEAGGVDAADFAEQLQRMYLRWAERHGYSTEVYETSYAEEAGIKSTTFVVKAPYAYGTLSVEQGTHRLVRISPFDNQGRRQTSFAGVEVLPVVESSDHVEIEEADLRVDVYRASGPGGQGVNTTDSAVRITHIPTGIVVSCQNERSQIQNKASAMNVLQAKLLERQRQEERAKMDALKDGGSSWGNQMRSYVLHPYQMVKDLRTEFEVGNPQAVLDGEIDGFIEAGIRWRKQQEK; this is encoded by the coding sequence GTGGCAGTCGTCGATGTTTCCGAAGAGCTCAAGTCCCTCAGCGCGACCATGGGGTCGATCGAGGCCGTCCTCGACCTGGACAAGCTGAAGGCCGATATCGCCGTGCTCGAGGAGCAGGCCGCGGCACCGTCCCTGTGGGACGACCCGGAGGCGGCGCAGAAGATCACCAGCAAGCTTTCGCACCTGCAGGCCGAGGTCCGCAAGGCCGAGGCCCTGAGGGGTCGCATCGACGACCTCGAGGTGCTCTTCGAGATGGCCGCGGAGGAGGACGACGCGGACACCCTCGCGGAGGCCGAGTCCGAGCTCGCCGCCGTCCAGAAGGCGCTGGACGAGATGGAAGTACGCACCCTCCTCTCCGGTGAGTACGACGCCCGCGAGGCCCTGGTCAACATCCGCGCCGAGGCCGGCGGCGTCGACGCCGCGGACTTCGCCGAGCAGCTGCAGCGCATGTATCTGCGCTGGGCCGAGCGGCACGGCTACTCGACCGAGGTCTACGAGACGTCGTACGCGGAAGAGGCCGGCATCAAGTCGACCACCTTCGTCGTCAAGGCGCCCTACGCGTACGGCACGCTCTCCGTCGAGCAGGGCACCCACCGCCTGGTCCGCATCTCGCCGTTCGACAACCAGGGCCGCCGCCAGACGTCCTTCGCGGGCGTCGAGGTGCTCCCCGTCGTCGAGTCCAGCGACCACGTCGAGATCGAGGAGGCCGACCTGCGCGTGGACGTCTACCGCGCCTCCGGCCCCGGTGGTCAGGGCGTCAACACCACCGACTCCGCGGTCCGCATCACGCACATCCCGACCGGCATCGTGGTGTCCTGTCAGAACGAGCGCTCGCAGATCCAGAACAAGGCCAGCGCCATGAACGTCCTGCAGGCCAAGCTCCTCGAGCGCCAGCGCCAGGAGGAGCGGGCCAAGATGGACGCCCTGAAGGACGGCGGCAGTTCGTGGGGCAACCAGATGCGGTCGTACGTCCTGCACCCGTACCAGATGGTCAAGGACCTGCGCACCGAGTTCGAAGTCGGCAACCCGCAGGCCGTACTTGACGGCGAGATCGACGGCTTCATCGAGGCCGGGATTCGCTGGCGCAAGCAGCAGGAGAAGTAA
- a CDS encoding FHA domain-containing protein, which translates to MQIRLTVLGPLSGRTPQTAQSAQGEPPLPPSRSSCDVLVTAPTGTALASVVSGLATAVGGPEGPVVVYAGSERLDAKERTLGEPPLLDGSVLALGGPAEPAPSAEGAAARLHVIAGPDAGGVHLLHGGQVSIGRSADADVPLDDPDVSRLHCAVTVAPDGRVTVTDLNSTNGTAVDGEPVADRPVRLAPGALLRIGESALRLAPPRAETALDTQADGEGHIRVGVPAIAAVGLSATAPGAPAGATVSGLGDAGPGVAPHAGPVAESDPRAAAQEGTASSYTDPSYTEPSYTEPSAGASYASAGPSYEGTPSAGPYEGAEDDGRTPERGRTGTPARGTTVPRQIRRRGGIGAWARRLTGGRGEQELPLAPAVTARVTVTEPPAAPEVWPDPSALLLTALGPGPRLWERGPAHPEALAVRLGTADRATPDGAGLLPAVPVTVGLREAGALGLAGPRDRLAGLARAVLAQLAALHSPSDLELVLISTDRVRPVEERTAQWGWLGWLPHVRPAHGQDCRLLLAYDREQAAARTGELLRRLDDHLEDVETPPARGPFTVLVVDGDPGHAGLREATTRLAAEGPAAGIHVICLAETPAASPASPVATTYETACAASPAFRACGAVTLLSGDVATALRLLRISQGRPVGHGQVASVDAVSAAWAERFARALAPLRTADSLTPGERHARVAAPLPQAARLLDELGLARATPASLLARWAAAADDKEALGGRAWAVLGAGPRGPVCADLVAAGPHLLIEGPAGSGRTELLRSAAASLASAERPDRLGMILIDGAGGERGEGLRAGTELPHVTTHLTANDPVRMREFAQALTAELKRRAELLGRLDFTAWHTQREVSGRMVAQRSGAGAPGRPEQRGAADLDAPPSSTLKLRTTQASSAPEPGPPLPRLVVLVDDIDALVAPALGAPGRPSAGSVVRALEAIARDGERLGVHLVATTGRPDRTAETELARSATLRVVLAAPASNPEDPAPGRGQLHTADGRATPFQAGRVTGRIPRTSTLRPTAVPLEWERMGDPPTRRPVRELGNGPTDLALLASALERAARSVAAQEVPSLL; encoded by the coding sequence ATGCAGATCCGGCTGACCGTCCTCGGGCCGCTCAGCGGCCGGACCCCGCAGACCGCACAGTCCGCGCAGGGCGAGCCGCCCCTGCCCCCCTCCCGGTCGTCCTGCGACGTGCTCGTCACCGCGCCCACCGGCACCGCTCTCGCGTCGGTGGTCTCCGGCCTGGCCACCGCCGTCGGCGGACCCGAGGGTCCCGTGGTGGTGTACGCGGGCTCCGAGCGCCTCGACGCGAAGGAACGCACGCTGGGCGAACCGCCCCTGCTGGACGGATCCGTGCTCGCCCTGGGCGGTCCGGCCGAGCCCGCCCCGTCCGCCGAAGGTGCCGCCGCGCGCCTCCATGTGATCGCCGGGCCCGATGCGGGCGGCGTCCATCTGCTGCACGGCGGGCAGGTCAGCATCGGCCGCTCCGCCGACGCGGACGTCCCGCTCGACGACCCCGATGTGTCCCGGCTGCACTGCGCGGTCACGGTGGCCCCGGACGGCCGGGTCACGGTGACGGACCTGAACTCCACGAACGGCACGGCGGTCGACGGCGAGCCGGTCGCCGACCGCCCCGTGCGGCTGGCCCCCGGCGCACTGTTGCGCATCGGCGAATCGGCGCTGCGGCTCGCGCCCCCGCGCGCGGAGACCGCGCTGGACACACAGGCGGACGGCGAAGGACACATCCGGGTGGGCGTCCCGGCGATCGCCGCCGTCGGCCTGTCCGCGACCGCCCCCGGCGCCCCGGCGGGCGCGACGGTGAGCGGCCTCGGCGACGCGGGGCCCGGCGTCGCCCCGCACGCGGGGCCCGTCGCCGAGTCGGACCCGCGCGCGGCCGCCCAGGAGGGAACGGCCTCCTCTTATACGGACCCTTCTTATACGGAGCCTTCTTATACAGAGCCTTCTGCGGGAGCTTCTTACGCCTCAGCAGGGCCCTCTTACGAGGGAACCCCGTCCGCCGGACCGTACGAGGGTGCGGAGGACGACGGCCGCACCCCCGAGCGCGGCCGCACCGGCACCCCCGCGCGGGGCACCACCGTGCCCCGGCAGATCCGCAGGCGCGGCGGGATCGGCGCCTGGGCCAGGCGGTTGACCGGTGGGCGGGGCGAGCAGGAGCTGCCCCTCGCACCGGCCGTCACCGCGCGCGTGACCGTCACTGAGCCCCCGGCGGCGCCGGAGGTCTGGCCCGACCCGTCCGCGCTGCTGCTCACCGCGCTCGGCCCGGGCCCCCGGCTCTGGGAGCGCGGGCCCGCGCACCCCGAGGCCCTCGCAGTGCGGCTCGGCACCGCGGACCGGGCCACGCCTGACGGGGCGGGGCTGCTGCCGGCCGTGCCCGTGACGGTCGGCCTGCGGGAGGCGGGCGCGCTGGGGCTCGCCGGGCCCCGGGACCGCCTCGCGGGCCTGGCCCGCGCGGTCCTCGCCCAGCTCGCGGCGCTGCACTCGCCCTCGGACCTGGAGCTCGTGCTGATCAGCACCGACCGGGTCCGGCCGGTGGAGGAGCGGACCGCCCAGTGGGGCTGGCTCGGCTGGCTGCCGCATGTGCGTCCGGCGCACGGCCAGGACTGCCGGCTGCTCCTCGCGTACGACCGTGAGCAGGCGGCCGCCCGCACGGGTGAGCTGCTGCGTCGCCTGGACGACCACCTGGAGGACGTCGAAACTCCGCCCGCCCGCGGCCCCTTCACCGTCCTCGTCGTCGACGGCGACCCCGGCCACGCGGGTCTGCGCGAGGCGACCACCCGGCTCGCGGCCGAGGGCCCGGCCGCCGGAATCCATGTGATCTGCCTGGCCGAGACCCCGGCGGCGTCCCCCGCCTCCCCGGTCGCGACGACGTACGAGACGGCCTGCGCCGCATCCCCCGCCTTCCGTGCCTGCGGGGCGGTCACCCTGCTGAGCGGCGACGTGGCGACGGCCCTGCGCCTCCTGCGCATCTCGCAGGGCCGCCCCGTCGGCCACGGCCAGGTCGCCTCGGTGGACGCCGTGTCGGCCGCCTGGGCCGAGCGGTTCGCGCGGGCGCTCGCCCCGCTGCGCACGGCGGACTCCCTGACGCCGGGCGAGCGGCACGCACGCGTGGCGGCGCCGTTGCCCCAAGCGGCCCGGCTCCTGGACGAGTTGGGGCTTGCCAGGGCCACCCCCGCCTCCCTGCTCGCACGCTGGGCGGCGGCCGCCGACGACAAGGAAGCGCTCGGCGGGCGCGCCTGGGCGGTGCTCGGGGCGGGCCCGCGCGGGCCGGTCTGCGCCGACCTGGTGGCCGCAGGCCCCCATCTGCTGATCGAGGGCCCGGCAGGCAGCGGCCGCACCGAGCTGCTCCGCTCGGCCGCCGCGTCCCTGGCCTCCGCCGAGCGGCCGGACCGCCTCGGCATGATCCTGATCGACGGGGCGGGCGGCGAGCGCGGCGAAGGCCTGCGCGCGGGCACGGAGCTGCCCCACGTCACCACCCACCTCACGGCCAACGACCCGGTGCGCATGCGGGAGTTCGCGCAGGCCCTGACCGCCGAGCTGAAGCGTCGCGCCGAGCTCCTGGGCCGCCTCGACTTCACGGCGTGGCACACCCAGCGGGAGGTGTCGGGGCGGATGGTGGCGCAGCGCTCGGGCGCCGGTGCGCCGGGGCGCCCGGAGCAGCGGGGCGCGGCGGATCTGGACGCGCCGCCCAGCTCGACCCTCAAGTTGCGTACGACACAGGCGAGTTCGGCCCCCGAGCCGGGCCCGCCGCTCCCCCGCCTTGTCGTCCTGGTCGACGACATCGACGCGCTGGTGGCGCCCGCGCTCGGCGCACCCGGGCGGCCCTCGGCCGGGTCCGTGGTGCGCGCCCTGGAGGCCATCGCCCGTGACGGCGAGCGGCTCGGCGTCCACCTCGTGGCGACCACGGGGCGTCCGGACCGGACCGCCGAGACGGAGCTGGCCCGGTCGGCGACCCTGCGCGTCGTGCTGGCCGCACCGGCGTCGAACCCGGAGGATCCTGCCCCGGGGCGCGGGCAGTTGCACACGGCGGACGGTCGTGCGACGCCCTTCCAGGCCGGGCGGGTCACGGGGCGCATTCCCCGTACGTCGACTTTGCGGCCTACCGCGGTGCCGCTGGAGTGGGAGCGGATGGGGGATCCGCCCACGCGGCGGCCCGTGCGTGAACTGGGCAATGGGCCCACCGACTTGGCCCTGCTGGCCAGTGCGCTGGAGCGGGCCGCTCGGTCCGTTGCGGCTCAGGAGGTTCCGTCGCTGTTGTGA
- a CDS encoding LPXTG cell wall anchor domain-containing protein: MTKKTRIRVARIAAGAVIAAGASLTAAGVASAAGIDVNVGPLNVNAHAGEEDGVGVGIGIGGEDDPTDDPTDPEEPTDIPTDPEEPTDVPTDPEEPTDEPTEPTDEPTDPSEPTDEPTDPGNGNGGNNGGNGNTDPNGGNEPVENGGGQEGLTDTGEAPAAQGKDKGELAETGAAETTFLIIGAATMIAGGIGFRLLPRLAAGRNAAV; this comes from the coding sequence ATGACGAAGAAGACGCGGATCCGCGTGGCGCGGATAGCCGCCGGCGCAGTGATCGCCGCCGGTGCCTCGCTGACCGCCGCCGGCGTTGCCTCGGCCGCCGGTATCGACGTGAACGTCGGCCCGCTCAACGTGAACGCCCACGCCGGCGAAGAGGACGGTGTCGGTGTCGGCATCGGCATCGGCGGCGAGGACGACCCGACGGACGACCCGACGGACCCGGAGGAGCCGACGGACATCCCGACGGACCCCGAGGAGCCGACCGACGTCCCGACGGACCCGGAGGAGCCGACCGACGAGCCCACCGAGCCGACTGACGAGCCCACGGACCCGTCCGAGCCGACCGACGAGCCGACCGACCCGGGCAACGGGAACGGTGGCAACAACGGCGGCAACGGCAACACCGACCCCAACGGCGGCAACGAGCCCGTCGAGAACGGTGGCGGCCAGGAGGGCCTGACCGACACCGGCGAGGCTCCCGCCGCGCAGGGCAAGGACAAGGGCGAGCTCGCCGAGACGGGCGCGGCCGAGACCACGTTCCTGATCATCGGTGCCGCCACGATGATCGCGGGCGGCATCGGCTTCCGCCTGCTGCCTCGCCTGGCTGCCGGCCGTAACGCGGCTGTCTGA